The proteins below are encoded in one region of Acidobacteriota bacterium:
- a CDS encoding O-antigen ligase family protein, which produces MKKLDSLLFINLLLTAVLAPLAYGTVEPWSLAVFELNALLLGVLLAARLTFEPSVAWPNWRLAAPLLALLLLAAIQLLPLRAATSANDVFQATQDWRTLSLDAQATRESAVKLLALLCYFGVALHLLRDAGRRRKLLITLSALGGSLALFAIVQKLTWNGKFYWLRPASPYVAPFGPYANYNHFAGLMELLWPLPFAYALFARVEAGQRTLWLFAVVLMAAALLFSLSRGGMLAFVVQLAALLWLARRWQRDERRRLLSAPAMIGLIVLLIAVMALWIGADRLLWRFQSLGQGAQEYSVVTRLEYWRAAGRMFLDHPIAGVGLGAFPAVYPRYGHSSAKLERLEQTHNDYLQLLTDAGALGGLLLLWFVVALLRQMRRQWLELVYLRSQERALWAGGCIALLGIAVHSFLDFNLQIAANALVCLLIVALVNVPTVNEALPQRHRGTE; this is translated from the coding sequence ATGAAAAAGCTCGACAGCCTTCTGTTCATCAACCTGCTGCTGACCGCCGTGCTGGCACCGCTGGCTTACGGCACCGTCGAGCCGTGGTCGCTGGCGGTGTTTGAATTGAATGCGTTGTTGCTGGGCGTCTTGCTGGCGGCGCGGCTGACGTTTGAGCCGAGCGTTGCCTGGCCCAACTGGCGCTTGGCTGCGCCGTTGCTGGCGTTGCTGCTGCTGGCGGCAATTCAACTGTTGCCGTTGCGTGCGGCAACCTCCGCCAACGATGTTTTCCAAGCCACACAAGACTGGCGCACGCTCTCGCTGGATGCGCAGGCAACGCGCGAGAGTGCCGTCAAGTTGCTGGCGCTGCTTTGTTATTTTGGCGTGGCGTTGCATTTGCTGCGCGACGCGGGACGGCGGCGCAAATTACTTATCACCCTGTCAGCGTTGGGCGGCAGCCTCGCGTTATTTGCCATCGTGCAGAAATTGACCTGGAACGGCAAATTCTATTGGCTGCGCCCGGCGTCACCTTACGTCGCGCCGTTCGGCCCTTACGCCAATTACAACCACTTCGCTGGCTTGATGGAATTGCTTTGGCCGTTGCCATTTGCTTACGCGCTGTTTGCGCGTGTCGAAGCAGGGCAGCGCACGTTGTGGCTGTTTGCCGTTGTGTTGATGGCGGCGGCGTTGCTCTTTTCACTTTCGCGCGGCGGGATGCTGGCCTTTGTCGTGCAATTGGCCGCGCTGCTTTGGCTGGCGCGGCGCTGGCAACGCGACGAACGGCGGCGTTTGCTGAGTGCGCCTGCCATGATCGGTTTGATCGTGTTGTTGATTGCCGTCATGGCCTTGTGGATCGGCGCCGACCGCTTGCTCTGGCGTTTTCAATCGTTAGGGCAGGGCGCGCAGGAATACTCCGTCGTTACGCGACTGGAATACTGGCGCGCGGCGGGGCGCATGTTTCTAGATCATCCCATCGCTGGCGTAGGTCTGGGCGCGTTCCCAGCGGTCTATCCGCGCTATGGTCATTCGTCGGCAAAGCTGGAACGGCTGGAACAAACGCACAACGATTACCTGCAATTGCTGACCGATGCGGGGGCGCTCGGCGGCTTGCTGTTGCTGTGGTTCGTCGTCGCATTGCTGCGTCAAATGCGCCGCCAATGGCTTGAGCTGGTTTATCTGCGCAGTCAGGAGCGCGCGTTGTGGGCTGGTGGATGCATTGCGCTGCTGGGCATCGCGGTGCACAGCTTCCTGGATTTCAATTTGCAGATCGCGGCGAATGCGCTGGTGTGTTTGTTGATTGTGGCTTTGGTCAATGTACCAACTGTCAACGAAGCCTTGCCACAGAGGCACAGAGGCACAGAGTAA
- a CDS encoding DegT/DnrJ/EryC1/StrS family aminotransferase, translating into MKVPLLDLKAQHQTLRAEMLAAVERVFDSQQFILGSEVEAFEREAAAYCHVKHAIGCGSGSDALLLALQALGIGPGDEVVTVSFTFFATASAITRLGATPVFVDIAPDDFNLDVVQLERAITPRTKAIMPVHLFGQCAEMQTILDLAIHHRLPVVEDAAQAIGADYLAYGEDGRAGTMGTIGCFSFFPSKNLGGAGEGGLLTTNDDELAAQLRLLRVHGMQPKYYHQVIGINSRLDALQAAVLRVKLPYLESWHAARQRNAARYDQLFAAAALEEITTPITRPQRRHIFNQYTIRAARRDELLRHLHAAGVGCEVYYPVPLHQQECFAFLGCGTGDLPQTERAAAEVLSLPIYPELTAEMQAYVVEQVAAFYRT; encoded by the coding sequence ATGAAAGTTCCGTTACTCGATCTCAAAGCACAACACCAAACCTTGCGCGCCGAGATGCTGGCCGCCGTCGAACGCGTCTTCGACAGCCAGCAATTCATCCTCGGCAGCGAAGTCGAAGCCTTTGAACGCGAGGCCGCCGCCTATTGCCACGTCAAACATGCCATCGGCTGCGGCTCCGGTTCCGATGCGCTGTTGCTAGCTTTGCAGGCGCTCGGCATCGGCCCCGGCGACGAAGTCGTCACCGTCTCGTTCACCTTTTTCGCCACCGCCAGCGCCATCACCCGGCTGGGCGCGACACCGGTGTTTGTGGACATCGCGCCCGACGATTTCAATCTCGATGTCGTCCAACTCGAACGCGCCATCACGCCGCGCACCAAAGCGATCATGCCCGTGCATCTGTTCGGCCAGTGTGCCGAGATGCAAACCATTCTCGACCTCGCCATCCATCACCGCCTGCCCGTGGTCGAAGACGCCGCCCAAGCCATCGGCGCCGATTATCTGGCCTATGGCGAAGATGGCCGCGCGGGCACGATGGGCACGATTGGCTGTTTCAGCTTCTTCCCGTCCAAGAATCTGGGCGGCGCGGGCGAAGGCGGCTTGCTGACGACCAATGACGACGAGTTGGCCGCGCAATTGCGCCTGCTTCGGGTGCACGGCATGCAGCCCAAGTATTACCACCAGGTCATCGGCATCAACTCGCGCCTCGACGCCCTGCAAGCCGCTGTCCTGCGCGTGAAGCTGCCGTATTTGGAAAGCTGGCACGCCGCGCGCCAACGCAATGCGGCGCGCTATGATCAACTCTTTGCCGCCGCGGCGCTCGAAGAAATCACTACGCCCATCACGCGCCCGCAACGCCGCCACATTTTCAACCAATACACGATTCGCGCGGCTCGGCGCGATGAATTGCTGCGGCACCTGCACGCGGCGGGCGTGGGCTGCGAGGTGTATTACCCCGTGCCGCTGCACCAGCAGGAATGCTTCGCCTTTCTCGGCTGCGGCACCGGCGACTTGCCGCAAACCGAACGGGCCGCCGCCGAAGTGTTGTCGCTGCCGATCTATCCTGAATTGACGGCGGAGATGCAGGCGTATGTGGTGGAGCAGGTCGCCGCGTTTTATCGAACTTAG
- a CDS encoding oligosaccharide flippase family protein: MRITLQADNHAQRRRLRAGMTGAATLLAKGFTLSLSLLALPLVSHYLGKEQFGLWLLLVSSVNWVMLADLGLANSLVNELAAADGQANQQRAQQVVASACWLSLASAGLLLLLFFSFNPFINWTAVFNVGPAVAPAELVAAVMVVVICFVLRMLASVIGSLYAAFQEGYLYQLWSALCGVLALGGLLSAMRAQAGLAGLLGGFIGGWLAGELIAALYFFGWHRPALRPAWRHFDWARARHLLRNGAQLWVAQVAMLALLQTDLIIVTQLFGAPAVAEYGTALRLFNYLGAVQAAFVVPLWAAYSEALARRDVAWLTRTFRHSVTLSLLVVVPAALALGWLAPWLFRWLVTADIKPGAHLLLALAVGECLNAGARCIAILLNGLGALRSQTIFGPLAGLTNLVLSWGLGKLIGPPGVAWATALCLAVFWLVILGTDARLRLRALHSQTVPRA, from the coding sequence GTGCGCATAACTCTTCAAGCTGACAATCACGCACAGCGCCGTCGCCTGCGCGCAGGGATGACGGGCGCGGCGACGCTATTGGCCAAAGGTTTTACGCTCTCGCTCAGTCTGCTTGCCTTACCACTCGTTTCGCACTACTTGGGCAAAGAGCAGTTTGGCTTATGGCTCTTGCTGGTTAGTTCGGTGAATTGGGTGATGCTGGCAGACCTGGGCCTGGCGAATAGCCTGGTCAATGAGTTGGCGGCGGCGGATGGGCAGGCCAATCAACAACGCGCCCAACAAGTGGTCGCCAGCGCCTGCTGGCTGAGCTTAGCCAGCGCCGGACTGTTGCTCTTGCTCTTTTTCAGCTTCAATCCCTTCATCAACTGGACGGCTGTTTTCAATGTCGGCCCCGCCGTTGCGCCAGCCGAGCTGGTCGCTGCCGTGATGGTCGTGGTGATCTGCTTCGTCTTGCGCATGTTGGCGTCTGTCATCGGCAGCCTCTACGCGGCCTTTCAGGAAGGCTATCTTTACCAATTGTGGAGCGCCTTGTGCGGTGTGCTGGCATTGGGCGGGTTGCTCAGCGCCATGCGCGCACAAGCCGGATTGGCAGGCTTGCTGGGCGGATTCATTGGCGGTTGGCTGGCGGGCGAATTGATCGCCGCGCTCTATTTTTTCGGCTGGCATCGTCCGGCGTTGCGGCCCGCTTGGCGGCATTTCGATTGGGCGCGGGCGCGGCATTTGTTGCGCAATGGCGCGCAATTGTGGGTCGCGCAAGTGGCAATGCTGGCGTTGTTGCAAACCGATCTGATCATCGTGACGCAATTATTCGGCGCGCCGGCGGTGGCGGAATACGGCACGGCCTTGCGCTTGTTTAACTACCTGGGCGCGGTGCAGGCGGCCTTTGTCGTGCCGCTTTGGGCGGCGTACAGCGAAGCGTTGGCGCGCCGCGATGTCGCTTGGTTGACCCGGACCTTTCGCCATTCCGTCACTTTGAGCTTGCTGGTGGTGGTTCCCGCCGCGCTTGCGCTGGGTTGGCTGGCGCCCTGGCTTTTCCGCTGGCTGGTGACGGCGGACATCAAACCGGGCGCACATTTGTTGCTGGCGTTGGCGGTGGGCGAATGCCTGAACGCCGGCGCGCGTTGCATCGCCATTCTGCTGAACGGCCTCGGCGCGCTGCGTTCGCAAACGATCTTCGGCCCGTTGGCTGGGCTGACGAATCTGGTGTTGTCGTGGGGCTTGGGCAAACTCATCGGCCCGCCGGGCGTGGCGTGGGCAACGGCGCTTTGTTTGGCAGTGTTTTGGCTGGTGATTTTGGGGACGGATGCACGGTTGCGGTTGCGCGCTTTGCACAGCCAAACGGTACCGCGCGCGTGA
- the asnB gene encoding asparagine synthase (glutamine-hydrolyzing), whose protein sequence is MCGICGVVSQTPLSETQTVERMRAALTHRGPDGAGEFVGTHVQLGARRLSIIDLDSSWQPLFNEDRSLALVVNGEIYNYLELRAQLQQRGHRFNTAGDGETILHLYEECGLDCVQHLRGMFAFALWDNQRQRLLLARDRMGEKPLYLYQSGQQLFFASELKALLQTGQIRFELDAQAVNLFFHYHYVPEPLTPLRGVRKLPAGHLLTVETANWRVEEKCYWRMEDAPAVSGEPGALIRAELETISKLVVRADVPVGVALSGGLDSSAIAALATRQYPGTMQAFSVGYAGQPRQDERPLARAFAAHLGIPCHEIEVSSADVVGFFPQLVYWQDDPISDIAGYGYYAVMKAARAHGVPVMLQGQGGDELFWGYPWARRAVQQSLRKAAWQPHGQPALLDYLRFEAPESWTRMGWFRWALAGAGLRSSLAQFQRDRRSDPAQLVFYDLLLDFTTAQHAAPAFYAREFAAQLNGARATDLFTLPQPWPPLDVALTRLQCQTYLLENGVAQGDRLSMASSVELRLPLLDYRLVELVIGLRKGAADFRLPPKAWLKAALQDIVPDWVMQRPKRGFNPPVRQWHQALFAAYGATLADGYLVQAGVLDPAWARRWAAGPFPLGVSVPLSFKALVLETWCRNLANSAKS, encoded by the coding sequence ATGTGCGGAATTTGCGGCGTAGTCAGCCAAACACCATTATCCGAAACACAAACGGTCGAGCGCATGCGTGCGGCTCTGACGCACCGTGGCCCTGATGGCGCGGGTGAGTTTGTTGGCACGCACGTGCAATTGGGCGCGCGCCGCCTGAGCATCATTGATTTGGATTCAAGCTGGCAGCCGCTATTTAACGAAGACCGTTCATTGGCGCTGGTCGTCAACGGCGAGATTTACAACTACCTAGAACTGCGCGCACAGTTGCAGCAGCGCGGTCATCGGTTCAACACCGCAGGCGATGGCGAGACGATCCTGCATCTTTACGAAGAGTGCGGGCTGGATTGTGTGCAGCATTTGCGCGGCATGTTCGCTTTTGCCTTGTGGGACAACCAGCGGCAACGCTTGCTGCTGGCGCGCGACCGCATGGGCGAAAAGCCGCTCTATCTGTACCAGAGCGGTCAGCAATTGTTCTTTGCCTCTGAGTTGAAAGCCTTGTTGCAGACGGGGCAGATTCGTTTCGAGCTTGATGCGCAGGCGGTCAACCTTTTCTTTCACTACCATTACGTGCCCGAACCATTGACACCGTTGCGGGGCGTGCGCAAATTGCCCGCTGGGCATCTGTTGACGGTTGAGACGGCCAACTGGCGCGTCGAAGAGAAGTGTTATTGGCGGATGGAAGATGCGCCCGCCGTCAGCGGCGAGCCGGGCGCATTGATTCGCGCTGAACTGGAAACAATCAGCAAGCTGGTGGTGCGTGCGGATGTGCCCGTCGGTGTGGCCTTGAGTGGCGGGCTGGATTCCAGCGCGATTGCAGCGCTGGCTACGCGGCAATATCCGGGCACCATGCAAGCCTTCAGCGTGGGCTATGCCGGACAGCCGCGCCAGGACGAGCGCCCGCTGGCGCGCGCATTCGCCGCGCATCTGGGCATCCCCTGTCACGAGATCGAAGTCAGCAGCGCAGACGTCGTCGGCTTCTTTCCGCAATTGGTTTACTGGCAGGACGATCCAATTTCGGATATTGCCGGGTATGGCTATTACGCCGTGATGAAGGCCGCGCGCGCACACGGCGTGCCGGTGATGTTGCAAGGGCAGGGCGGCGACGAATTGTTTTGGGGCTACCCTTGGGCGCGGCGCGCGGTGCAACAATCCCTGCGCAAAGCGGCTTGGCAACCGCACGGCCAGCCTGCGTTGCTTGATTACCTGCGTTTTGAAGCGCCGGAAAGCTGGACGCGCATGGGCTGGTTCCGGTGGGCGCTGGCCGGGGCGGGGTTGCGCAGTTCGCTTGCACAGTTTCAGCGCGACCGGCGCAGCGACCCGGCGCAGCTTGTCTTTTACGACTTGCTGCTTGATTTTACGACCGCCCAGCATGCGGCTCCGGCGTTTTATGCGCGCGAGTTTGCGGCGCAACTCAACGGCGCGCGTGCGACCGATTTGTTCACGTTGCCGCAACCGTGGCCGCCGCTCGATGTTGCATTGACACGCTTGCAATGCCAGACCTACTTGCTGGAAAACGGCGTCGCGCAAGGCGATCGGTTGAGCATGGCTTCTTCGGTCGAGTTGCGGTTGCCCTTGCTCGATTACCGGCTGGTCGAATTGGTGATCGGATTGCGCAAAGGCGCGGCCGATTTTCGCCTGCCGCCCAAAGCCTGGTTGAAAGCCGCCCTGCAAGACATTGTGCCGGATTGGGTAATGCAACGCCCGAAGCGCGGCTTCAATCCGCCCGTGCGCCAATGGCATCAAGCGTTGTTTGCCGCGTATGGCGCGACGCTGGCGGATGGTTATTTGGTGCAAGCCGGTGTGCTCGATCCGGCGTGGGCACGACGTTGGGCGGCGGGGCCTTTTCCGTTGGGCGTGTCGGTGCCGTTGTCGTTTAAGGCGCTGGTGTTGGAAACG